A part of Nitrospira sp. genomic DNA contains:
- a CDS encoding Stp1/IreP family PP2C-type Ser/Thr phosphatase — MSSWIGVGRSEIGHVRTLNQDAFAVLDEVGVWAVADGMGGHVGGEVAAQTAIATVQAEARTTSTLLYNDQASAVEVLTDLISQAHDAILNQVRSKSKLKGMGTTIVLLAIVSGPAPLAYLAHVGDSRAYRFRSGTLTPLTKDHTLIEKYLERGILTVETAKTHPERHVLTRALGVGSTMKPTVTALPLLPEDLVLLCSDGLTKMLEDEEIRTVVAAGELDPTHVCNRLVTAALDRGGEDNVTVVVVAPHYS, encoded by the coding sequence ATGAGCAGCTGGATCGGCGTCGGTCGGAGCGAGATCGGACACGTGCGCACCCTGAACCAGGATGCGTTCGCCGTCCTCGATGAGGTGGGTGTCTGGGCCGTCGCGGATGGAATGGGTGGTCATGTTGGCGGCGAAGTCGCCGCTCAAACGGCCATTGCAACCGTACAAGCCGAAGCACGAACAACAAGCACTCTGCTTTATAACGATCAAGCATCCGCTGTGGAGGTGTTAACAGACCTAATCAGCCAAGCGCATGACGCGATTCTCAATCAGGTTCGATCAAAATCCAAGCTGAAAGGGATGGGCACGACCATCGTGCTACTGGCGATCGTCTCCGGCCCCGCCCCGCTTGCCTATCTCGCCCATGTCGGCGACAGTCGTGCCTATCGGTTTCGATCCGGCACGTTGACCCCTCTAACCAAAGACCATACGTTGATCGAAAAATACCTGGAACGCGGTATCCTCACGGTAGAAACGGCGAAGACTCATCCAGAACGACATGTGTTAACACGTGCCTTGGGGGTCGGCTCGACGATGAAACCTACCGTCACGGCCCTTCCCCTACTCCCTGAGGACCTGGTCCTGCTTTGCTCGGATGGGCTGACCAAGATGTTAGAGGACGAAGAGATCCGTACCGTGGTCGCTGCGGGCGAGCTCGACCCAACTCATGTCTGCAACCGCCTCGTCACCGCAGCACTCGATCGGGGAGGTGAAGATAACGTCACTGTGGTAGTGGTCGCGCCTCATTACTCCTGA
- a CDS encoding DUF4440 domain-containing protein: MIIRSRSAVCWSLLLAAGMATTALAAEPSDPESTIRQLVRANAEKDLPTLSRLMAHDADIVSYTVGGRKYVGWPEFEREMREEFANTQKIETPITELKVWTKGDLAWFTMEMDYTRYTGEGSAVKRMVLPLRETGVLERRAGRWQLLSWHESFRSAQPGGPLASPSAAAGSQKLVSTTAAALPDVSGEWDILEVEDDKRYKATLDKNGNGPYTQQGGRFVTTKIENRLWHGTWHQPGNDREGGFEVLLSEDGTQAKGIWWYTRVDTRKNIPPKEHGGTYHWKKATSSPASAQ, encoded by the coding sequence ATGATAATTCGATCGAGGTCTGCAGTGTGCTGGAGTCTCCTCCTCGCTGCAGGTATGGCTACGACTGCACTGGCAGCCGAACCTTCTGACCCGGAGTCGACCATTCGCCAACTGGTTCGCGCAAACGCTGAGAAGGACTTGCCAACCCTTTCCCGCTTGATGGCCCACGATGCCGACATCGTGAGTTATACCGTAGGTGGCCGCAAGTATGTCGGCTGGCCGGAGTTCGAACGGGAAATGCGCGAGGAGTTTGCCAACACGCAGAAAATAGAAACCCCCATTACGGAACTCAAGGTCTGGACGAAAGGCGATCTCGCCTGGTTTACCATGGAGATGGATTACACTCGCTATACCGGCGAGGGGTCTGCTGTGAAACGGATGGTTCTTCCCCTCCGTGAGACCGGCGTCCTGGAACGTCGTGCCGGGCGTTGGCAATTGCTGTCCTGGCACGAGTCCTTCCGATCCGCTCAGCCTGGAGGCCCACTTGCGTCGCCGTCAGCGGCAGCAGGCTCACAAAAGCTCGTCAGCACGACGGCTGCTGCCTTGCCTGATGTGAGCGGGGAATGGGATATCCTCGAAGTCGAGGATGATAAACGCTACAAAGCGACGTTAGACAAGAATGGGAACGGACCCTACACACAACAGGGTGGACGGTTCGTCACAACAAAAATTGAGAACCGACTGTGGCACGGCACCTGGCACCAACCCGGCAACGACCGCGAAGGCGGGTTTGAGGTTCTGCTTTCAGAAGACGGCACACAAGCCAAAGGAATCTGGTGGTACACACGAGTCGACACGAGAAAGAATATACCGCCAAAGGAACACGGTGGCACATACCACTGGAAAAAGGCAACATCATCGCCGGCCAGCGCCCAATGA
- a CDS encoding PAS domain S-box protein produces the protein MPQSEPVTILLVNAIAEEIKLATRTLRRFFPNCRVDAVYTVEEALQWGPRASWQLIVIDEDVIAQHVGPIFSELKRLVPYTTLVLQTDHSDSTTALNALQSGADIILYKKSPGFLEELVLSIRGALETRAIRMTLKQTQERHDRLIDILSDGLYELDVDGRFVSLSPLVTDMLGYRQDELLGILYTAVVPSDQQALAHHRFNDRRTGPRAAQRMEIDLLRKTSADTPAHTRVRAEISARGLYDVNHRYLGTLGLMRDISQHHRQTKTIHQLEHQLRESDQLLAIALRVSTLSKTLHAPHRAIQAQSQLLLKTIRDAHLIEQVDSLATYAAEAIHLGSELIQTATDIVIRRDTINDIIEAVLTSAQPPLTNTDWIERAYGQNLPPYAGSLDSIVDLVGMLLSHAHRYMAAMGNPHRLRVSTRISPSGSPIDQETDPIRQATATEFEIHIQETDIMVEVEEPTLQATTGDLFAAYAVIRQLGGRLDFQAPINGFLSIKVWIPVEPPPLLDSPTVPVPSVFSSAGGAVERNVEAIFQTAAHTLPPTPLSFTQSTKPLPERRKYIRTVVTLPARVTIGNRLHEGIMVDLSPSGASLEVNGALPSFEQQPVYLLLKTVVSMVELDATAYNRGAPPRQAGIERQASRLALEFKAVDENHRKILASFIDAAHVRALTITVEAQLPSMDRAGDLAAPFTVTGLPGTEARETVRVQVALRVHIETSNVAAGRLLGLVTNFSRGGVCLLTEPFLKMTDEVVALHFPSISTRTQPTQQKPETPDAILIGRIVHLAPDATAPSELTPGLSQPRQRIGIRFSQLTPFAEREINRVIAQHIGSSLDVANLDSQPVIVSDRWECRNTHGQAIAVTADHARHHISPDTPIVIVIPGFGSTQTDYVPLSFHLAANYLRVLRYDHSNHVGHSEGSVLHITLSSLQTDLQSVLDLVHTTWPAAPVTLLAEDITARVAIKVTAQSTAADRLFLLNPVLDLETALSTITGTNVIETYRQGHRRGVVNLWGLNVDFDKFVGDAITGGYIDLSSLPTNLAQLVTPPIILASPRKNRPIEDIFGPQHEPVRAMEAAPPVVSLPADLSGESCDDDRRTEAFEIILQLISTPLIDSLPLAQSQESNHREVHQQRQLEHERIRLRYHVSQATRSALWGAHLAHLPELERLPNYEGMTNDLYRQLLPLEPGKTVLDIGCGQRHFARLMLTNQAYRLAHHSKRTTVPLRYVGLEQSHESLRLAEQQFHTFAKELPGTLRAAVPTAQLVTTSWMRTDWNAPLPFTNGSIERILCHLSLSFTSSPLHCLKQMLRVLHLDGTVVVTCLQPHTDLSTLFRRHLLAKDHDEFGSPAQIVLHYLGRLREAICHGLLHVYERDELSRLLAHAGAGPVQFFTVLDNQLLLAVVRKTKSAG, from the coding sequence ATGCCGCAGAGTGAGCCTGTTACCATCCTCCTCGTCAATGCGATCGCCGAGGAAATCAAACTGGCCACGCGCACCCTCAGAAGATTCTTCCCAAACTGCCGCGTCGACGCAGTCTACACCGTGGAGGAAGCGCTTCAGTGGGGACCTCGGGCATCATGGCAGCTCATCGTAATCGATGAGGATGTGATCGCCCAGCACGTTGGGCCCATTTTCTCGGAACTGAAGCGGCTTGTTCCCTATACCACGCTCGTGCTGCAAACGGATCATAGCGACTCTACCACCGCCTTGAATGCGCTTCAGTCGGGTGCAGATATTATCCTCTACAAGAAATCACCAGGTTTTCTCGAGGAACTGGTCTTGTCCATAAGAGGTGCGCTCGAAACACGTGCCATCCGCATGACGCTCAAACAGACACAGGAACGTCACGACCGTCTCATCGATATCCTCAGCGATGGATTATACGAACTCGATGTGGATGGACGATTCGTATCTCTAAGCCCGCTCGTCACCGACATGCTGGGCTACAGGCAGGACGAGTTACTCGGCATTCTCTACACCGCCGTCGTACCGTCTGATCAACAAGCTCTCGCGCATCATCGTTTCAATGACCGTAGAACAGGGCCGCGAGCAGCCCAGCGCATGGAAATCGACCTCCTCCGCAAGACCTCCGCTGACACACCAGCCCACACCCGAGTCAGAGCCGAGATCAGCGCGAGGGGACTGTACGATGTGAATCACCGGTATCTTGGAACGCTGGGTCTGATGCGCGATATCTCACAACACCACCGGCAGACCAAGACCATCCACCAGCTTGAGCATCAACTTCGTGAGTCCGATCAACTTCTCGCTATTGCACTGCGCGTGTCAACCTTATCAAAAACTCTGCATGCCCCCCACCGTGCGATTCAAGCCCAATCTCAACTCCTGCTCAAAACCATCCGTGATGCGCATCTGATAGAACAAGTCGATTCGCTTGCGACGTACGCTGCTGAAGCCATTCATCTAGGAAGCGAACTCATCCAGACCGCGACGGACATCGTTATCCGCCGAGACACCATCAACGACATCATCGAAGCCGTCCTGACCTCCGCTCAACCTCCCCTCACAAACACCGATTGGATTGAACGGGCATATGGACAGAATCTTCCGCCTTACGCCGGAAGCCTCGACTCCATAGTGGATCTCGTGGGCATGCTCCTCTCACATGCCCACCGCTATATGGCGGCTATGGGAAACCCACATCGACTACGAGTCAGTACCAGGATCAGCCCATCCGGATCCCCTATAGATCAAGAAACAGACCCGATTCGACAAGCGACGGCCACCGAATTCGAAATTCACATCCAAGAAACTGACATCATGGTTGAGGTTGAGGAACCGACCCTGCAAGCAACAACCGGTGATCTCTTTGCGGCCTATGCAGTAATCAGACAGCTCGGAGGCCGTTTGGATTTTCAGGCCCCGATCAACGGTTTCTTGTCGATCAAGGTGTGGATTCCGGTGGAACCACCTCCCTTACTGGACAGTCCCACTGTCCCTGTACCCTCCGTGTTTTCTTCGGCAGGCGGCGCAGTCGAACGGAATGTCGAGGCGATTTTTCAGACTGCAGCACACACCTTGCCGCCCACACCCCTCTCCTTCACCCAATCAACGAAGCCTTTGCCTGAGCGCCGCAAATACATTCGGACGGTCGTCACCCTGCCAGCACGCGTTACCATTGGTAATAGGCTACATGAAGGTATCATGGTCGATCTGAGCCCAAGCGGAGCCTCGTTGGAGGTCAACGGTGCACTTCCATCATTCGAGCAACAGCCCGTCTACCTGCTCCTGAAAACAGTCGTGAGCATGGTGGAACTAGATGCCACCGCGTATAACCGAGGAGCCCCACCCAGACAAGCCGGCATCGAGCGGCAAGCGTCCCGTCTTGCACTCGAGTTCAAGGCAGTCGATGAGAACCACCGAAAGATCCTCGCGTCGTTTATTGACGCAGCGCATGTACGCGCACTGACCATAACGGTCGAAGCTCAGCTGCCATCAATGGATAGGGCTGGTGACCTTGCAGCACCCTTTACCGTGACGGGACTACCAGGCACGGAAGCTCGTGAGACCGTGAGAGTTCAAGTCGCGCTGCGGGTCCACATTGAAACTTCTAACGTTGCAGCCGGACGTCTGTTGGGCCTCGTCACCAACTTTAGCAGAGGTGGTGTATGCCTGCTCACAGAGCCGTTCCTGAAAATGACTGACGAGGTAGTTGCACTTCACTTTCCTTCGATCAGCACTCGTACTCAACCAACGCAACAGAAGCCAGAAACACCAGACGCGATTCTGATCGGCCGCATTGTCCATCTGGCGCCTGATGCGACCGCTCCATCCGAGCTAACACCAGGTCTATCACAGCCGAGACAGCGCATCGGCATCCGTTTTTCCCAACTGACGCCGTTTGCAGAACGGGAAATCAACCGCGTGATTGCACAACACATCGGCTCTTCCCTAGACGTTGCCAATCTGGACAGCCAACCAGTGATCGTCAGCGACAGATGGGAATGCCGGAATACACACGGTCAAGCTATTGCAGTGACGGCCGACCATGCTCGCCATCACATATCACCCGACACCCCGATCGTGATCGTGATTCCGGGATTCGGATCGACCCAAACTGATTACGTCCCACTCTCGTTTCACCTCGCTGCCAACTATCTGCGCGTGCTTCGCTATGACCACTCGAACCATGTCGGCCACAGCGAGGGCAGTGTCCTACACATCACTCTAAGCAGCTTACAGACTGATCTCCAGAGCGTTCTGGACCTTGTCCACACCACATGGCCCGCCGCTCCAGTCACGCTCCTCGCCGAGGATATTACTGCGCGAGTGGCAATCAAAGTTACGGCACAAAGCACAGCGGCTGATCGGCTTTTCTTGTTGAATCCTGTCCTCGATCTAGAAACCGCTCTGTCTACCATCACTGGCACCAATGTCATTGAAACCTACCGACAAGGCCATCGTCGGGGCGTGGTCAATCTCTGGGGCCTCAATGTCGACTTCGACAAGTTTGTCGGCGATGCAATCACTGGAGGGTATATCGACTTATCCTCGTTACCGACAAACCTCGCTCAACTCGTGACTCCGCCAATTATTCTCGCCTCTCCCCGAAAGAACCGTCCCATTGAAGACATCTTCGGCCCTCAACATGAGCCTGTTCGTGCCATGGAAGCCGCCCCACCCGTTGTATCGCTGCCGGCCGACCTGTCTGGAGAATCCTGCGACGACGATCGTCGTACCGAAGCCTTCGAGATAATCTTGCAGTTGATCTCAACTCCCCTGATCGACAGTCTTCCCTTGGCTCAGAGCCAGGAATCGAACCACCGCGAGGTGCATCAGCAACGGCAGTTGGAGCATGAGCGCATCCGCCTTCGATACCACGTCTCGCAGGCCACACGTAGCGCCCTGTGGGGGGCTCATTTGGCCCACCTGCCTGAACTCGAACGCTTGCCGAACTATGAGGGCATGACGAATGACCTGTATCGACAGCTTCTTCCCCTTGAACCAGGCAAGACTGTCCTCGATATCGGCTGCGGCCAACGACACTTCGCCCGTCTCATGTTGACCAATCAGGCCTATCGGTTGGCGCATCACAGCAAACGGACGACCGTCCCTCTCCGCTACGTCGGGTTGGAGCAATCGCATGAATCGCTTAGACTTGCAGAACAGCAGTTCCATACATTCGCTAAGGAACTGCCCGGCACGCTCAGGGCTGCCGTCCCAACTGCTCAATTGGTAACAACAAGCTGGATGCGCACAGACTGGAATGCACCGCTTCCTTTCACCAACGGATCGATTGAGCGCATTCTCTGCCATCTCTCGCTCTCCTTCACGTCCTCACCCCTTCATTGCCTCAAACAGATGCTCCGCGTCTTGCATCTGGACGGAACGGTCGTCGTGACCTGTCTTCAACCGCACACTGACCTCTCGACACTGTTTCGCCGCCACCTGCTCGCCAAAGACCACGATGAATTTGGGTCTCCGGCTCAGATCGTCCTTCACTATCTCGGCCGTCTGCGTGAAGCCATTTGCCATGGCTTATTGCATGTCTATGAGCGGGATGAGTTGTCCCGTCTACTGGCTCATGCAGGTGCGGGCCCAGTCCAGTTTTTCACTGTCCTCGACAACCAACTTCTACTCGCCGTTGTACGGAAGACCAAATCTGCTGGGTAA